A DNA window from Streptomyces sp. 71268 contains the following coding sequences:
- a CDS encoding Gfo/Idh/MocA family oxidoreductase, translating to MLWTAGVAGLGIGALGDQQAAADARAAGATEPTGVADTSRRAATMIGVPFERRDTVRVGIVGLGQRGGSMIDLFLALPGVRVVALCDVVRAKAERAARKVTAAGQPAPALYTKDDQDFERLCQRSDLDFVYVATPWDSHFAMARAAMLHGKHVGVECPVAMELSQLWELVNVSERMRRHCVQLENCAYGRNEMRVLRMAHAGLFGELLHGAGAYIHDLRALMFSPTYYEGPWRRLWHTRLRGDLYPNHGFAPVANYMDVNRGDRAVRITTFGSPSLGLAAYRKEHMPLGDPSWKESYVKSDMSISLVQTARGRVIRLEHNVSNPHPYSRLNILGGTKGVFEDYPPRVYLEPDRNDHQWGDFADYADWDHWLWKEHANPPGGHGGMDYIMLFRLTQCMRLGLVPDFDVYDAATWTAPLPLSHASIKANGAPQEIPDFTRGLWKKPRSGIDSPKPAGN from the coding sequence GTGCTGTGGACCGCCGGAGTGGCCGGGCTCGGCATCGGCGCACTCGGGGACCAGCAGGCGGCGGCCGACGCGCGAGCGGCGGGGGCGACGGAGCCCACCGGGGTGGCGGACACCTCGCGTCGGGCCGCGACCATGATCGGGGTGCCGTTCGAGAGGCGCGACACCGTACGGGTGGGCATCGTCGGGCTCGGCCAGCGCGGTGGCAGCATGATCGACCTGTTCCTCGCGCTACCGGGCGTCCGCGTCGTCGCGCTGTGCGACGTGGTGCGCGCGAAGGCCGAGCGGGCCGCCCGCAAGGTCACGGCGGCGGGGCAGCCGGCACCGGCTCTCTACACCAAGGACGACCAGGACTTCGAGCGGCTGTGCCAACGCTCCGACCTCGACTTCGTCTACGTCGCCACGCCCTGGGACAGCCACTTCGCCATGGCCAGGGCCGCCATGCTCCACGGCAAACACGTCGGTGTGGAGTGTCCCGTGGCCATGGAGTTGAGCCAGCTGTGGGAGCTGGTGAACGTCTCCGAGCGCATGCGCCGGCACTGCGTGCAGTTGGAGAACTGCGCGTACGGCAGGAACGAGATGCGGGTGCTGCGCATGGCGCACGCGGGCCTCTTCGGTGAACTGCTGCACGGCGCCGGTGCGTACATCCACGACCTACGGGCGCTGATGTTCTCGCCCACCTACTACGAGGGGCCGTGGCGTCGGCTCTGGCACACCAGGCTCCGCGGCGACCTCTACCCGAACCACGGGTTCGCCCCGGTCGCCAACTACATGGACGTCAACCGGGGCGACCGAGCCGTGCGCATCACGACGTTCGGCTCCCCCTCCCTCGGCCTCGCCGCCTACCGTAAGGAACACATGCCGCTGGGCGACCCGAGTTGGAAGGAGTCGTACGTCAAGAGCGACATGTCGATCAGCCTCGTGCAGACGGCCAGGGGACGCGTCATCCGGCTGGAACACAACGTCTCCAACCCCCACCCCTACAGCCGGCTCAACATCCTCGGCGGCACCAAGGGCGTCTTCGAGGACTATCCACCACGCGTCTATCTCGAACCGGACAGGAACGACCACCAGTGGGGTGACTTCGCGGACTACGCGGACTGGGACCACTGGCTCTGGAAGGAACACGCCAACCCGCCGGGCGGACACGGCGGCATGGACTACATCATGCTGTTCCGTCTGACGCAGTGCATGCGACTCGGCCTCGTCCCCGATTTCGACGTCTACGACGCGGCCACCTGGACCGCACCACTCCCCCTGAGTCACGCGTCCATCAAGGCCAACGGCGCACCCCAGGAGATACCCGACTTCACCCGCGGGCTGTGGAAGAAACCCCGTTCCGGTATCGATTCGCCCAAGCCCGCCGGCAACTGA
- a CDS encoding helix-turn-helix domain-containing protein, protein MDSENRLGDIEITDPQAMRALAHPVRLAILDRLQRHGPATATQLAPHVGATPSVTSWHLRHLAGFGLVRDAEAGPDRRQRRWQAAARGFRFETPKDEEGGSAARALSREMFARYGDLPSRWLTEVEPHLEPTWQQAAGLANTRVVVSAEELAAIQDGIERVLAPYVTRDAAEWPTGSRGVRMMRYVLPERDQASADETP, encoded by the coding sequence ATGGATTCCGAGAATCGACTGGGTGACATCGAGATCACCGACCCGCAGGCGATGCGGGCACTGGCCCACCCGGTGCGGCTGGCCATCCTTGACCGCCTCCAGCGGCACGGCCCGGCCACGGCCACCCAACTCGCGCCCCACGTGGGCGCCACGCCGTCGGTGACCAGCTGGCACCTACGGCACCTGGCGGGCTTCGGGTTGGTCCGGGACGCCGAAGCCGGGCCGGACCGTCGGCAGCGGCGATGGCAGGCGGCGGCGCGTGGGTTCCGGTTCGAGACGCCGAAGGACGAGGAGGGCGGCTCGGCCGCGCGGGCACTGTCCCGGGAGATGTTCGCGCGCTACGGGGATCTGCCGAGCAGGTGGCTGACCGAGGTCGAGCCCCACCTCGAACCGACCTGGCAGCAGGCCGCTGGTCTGGCCAACACCCGGGTGGTCGTTTCGGCGGAGGAACTCGCGGCGATTCAGGACGGCATCGAGCGGGTGCTGGCCCCGTACGTGACGCGTGACGCCGCCGAGTGGCCGACCGGCAGTCGCGGCGTCCGAATGATGCGCTATGTCCTGCCCGAGCGGGACCAGGCGTCGGCGGATGAGACGCCATGA
- a CDS encoding metal-dependent hydrolase produces MMGPAHSLSGAAAWLGVGAAAGAAGHPMPWPVLVVGALICAGAALAPDLDHKSATISRAFGPLSRALCGVIDSLSHAVYQATRKPGDPRRTGGHRTLTHTWVWAVLIGVGASVLAVTGGRWAVLGLLFVHMVLAVEGLLWRMARVSSDVLVWLLGATSAWILAEILNKPGNGSDWLFTGEGQEYLWLGLPIVLGALVHDIGDALTVSGCPILWPIPIGRKRWYPIGPPRIMRFRAGSWVELKVLMPAFMVLGGAGGLGALGFL; encoded by the coding sequence ATGATGGGACCGGCGCATTCGCTGTCCGGAGCGGCAGCCTGGCTGGGGGTGGGGGCGGCAGCCGGGGCCGCCGGGCACCCCATGCCCTGGCCGGTGCTCGTCGTCGGCGCGCTGATCTGCGCCGGAGCCGCGCTCGCCCCGGACCTGGACCACAAGTCGGCGACGATATCCCGCGCCTTCGGTCCCCTCTCGCGCGCCCTGTGCGGGGTGATCGACAGCCTCTCCCACGCCGTCTACCAGGCCACCAGGAAGCCGGGCGACCCGCGGCGCACGGGTGGGCACCGCACGCTCACCCATACGTGGGTCTGGGCCGTGCTGATCGGTGTCGGCGCCTCGGTGCTCGCCGTCACCGGTGGCCGTTGGGCCGTTCTGGGCCTGCTCTTCGTGCACATGGTGCTCGCGGTCGAGGGGCTGCTGTGGCGGATGGCCCGGGTCTCAAGCGACGTGTTGGTCTGGCTCCTGGGCGCGACCAGCGCGTGGATTCTCGCCGAGATACTCAACAAGCCGGGCAACGGGTCGGACTGGCTGTTCACCGGTGAGGGCCAGGAGTACCTGTGGCTGGGGTTGCCGATCGTGCTCGGGGCGCTGGTGCACGACATCGGCGACGCCCTGACGGTCTCCGGCTGCCCGATCCTGTGGCCCATACCGATAGGCCGCAAGCGCTGGTACCCGATCGGTCCGCCGAGGATCATGCGGTTCCGGGCCGGGAGCTGGGTGGAGCTCAAGGTGCTGATGCCCGCCTTCATGGTGCTGGGCGGCGCGGGCGGCCTCGGAGCCCTCGGCTTCCTGTAG
- a CDS encoding MarR family transcriptional regulator produces the protein MPAPDASGQLAEQLLRLTRRLHRAQKRYLEPLGITPAQARLLRTVALYDAEPPRMADLAARLEVVPRAVTTLVDALEANGVVRRVPDPSNRRVIRIELTDTGRATLRALRQARRSAAEDILEPLSQRERELLGGLLNTLAGSPHGCVGDR, from the coding sequence ATGCCCGCCCCCGACGCCTCCGGTCAGCTTGCCGAGCAGTTGCTGCGCCTCACCCGCAGGCTGCACCGCGCGCAGAAGCGCTATCTGGAGCCCCTCGGCATCACCCCGGCCCAGGCCCGGTTGCTGCGCACCGTGGCGTTGTACGACGCCGAGCCTCCGCGCATGGCCGACCTGGCTGCCCGACTTGAGGTGGTGCCCCGCGCGGTGACGACGCTGGTGGACGCGTTGGAGGCGAACGGCGTGGTGCGCCGCGTCCCGGACCCGTCGAACCGGCGCGTGATACGCATCGAGCTGACGGACACCGGCCGAGCCACGCTCCGCGCGCTGCGCCAGGCCCGTCGCTCCGCGGCCGAGGACATCCTGGAGCCGCTGAGCCAGCGTGAGCGCGAGCTGCTGGGCGGCCTCCTCAACACCCTCGCGGGCAGCCCGCACGGCTGCGTCGGCGATCGCTGA
- a CDS encoding L,D-transpeptidase family protein: MRMSGVLRASAAVVLAAGLLIGCEGGGGGAGDDGTRSAGSNGSRAADKRRIPDVGEKWAARIPRSARQVVAVYGEGRNSADATVVLYTKDGDAWQRDRSWSAHNGRRGWTTNHRENDKRSPVGVFTLSDAGGVLADPGAKLPYHHTAAFAAPHYWPKTHWHDFDYVIAIDYNRIKGTTPLDPTRPQGTRKGGSIWLHLDHRSGTSGCVSLPKAGMAYLLKTLDPARHPVVVMGDKRELAA, encoded by the coding sequence ATGCGAATGTCGGGCGTGCTGCGGGCGTCGGCGGCGGTCGTGCTGGCCGCCGGGCTACTGATCGGCTGCGAGGGCGGCGGGGGAGGGGCCGGCGACGACGGGACCAGGTCGGCGGGGTCCAACGGGTCGCGCGCCGCGGACAAGCGGCGTATCCCGGACGTGGGGGAGAAGTGGGCGGCGCGGATACCCCGCTCGGCGCGCCAGGTCGTGGCCGTGTACGGCGAGGGCCGGAACTCCGCCGACGCCACCGTCGTGCTGTACACCAAGGACGGCGACGCCTGGCAGCGGGACCGTTCGTGGTCGGCGCACAACGGGAGGCGGGGCTGGACGACCAACCACCGCGAGAACGACAAGCGCAGCCCGGTCGGCGTCTTCACGCTCAGCGACGCGGGCGGAGTGTTGGCCGACCCCGGGGCGAAACTGCCGTACCACCACACCGCCGCCTTCGCCGCCCCGCACTATTGGCCCAAGACCCACTGGCACGACTTCGACTACGTCATAGCCATCGACTACAACCGGATCAAGGGCACGACACCCCTCGACCCGACCCGCCCCCAGGGCACCCGCAAGGGCGGCAGCATCTGGCTACACCTCGACCACAGGAGCGGCACGTCAGGGTGCGTGAGCCTGCCCAAGGCGGGGATGGCGTACCTGCTGAAAACGCTGGACCCGGCGCGACACCCCGTCGTGGTGATGGGGGACAAGCGGGAACTGGCCGCCTGA
- a CDS encoding ABC transporter ATP-binding protein has translation MRDHEPRWEPPAADRDEPAQVRRILRLFRPYRGRLALVGLLVAASSLVTVASPFMLREVLDTAIPQGRSGLLTLLVCGMIVAAVVNSVFGVLQTLISTTVGQRVMHDLRTAVYDRLQRMPLAFFTRTRTGEVQSRIANDIGGMQATVTSTATSLVSNLTSVTASIVAMLALDWRLTAVSLCLLPVFVWISRRVGRERKRITSQRQKQMAAMAALVTESLSVSGILLGRTMGRSDSLTADFTRESERLVDLEVRSSMAGRWRMATIGIVMAAMPAIIYWTAGMALQGDGSGVSIGTLVAFVSLQQGLFRPTVSLLSTGVQMQTSLALFHRIFEYLDLPVGIAEPDQPVRLGTVRGDVRFENVSFSYDPDSAEPTLRGVDVTVPAGGSLAVVGPTGSGKSTLSYLVPRLYDVTAGRVLIDGVDVRDLSFDTLANAVGVVSQETYLFHASVADNLRFAKPDATDEELRAAAEAAQIHEHIASLPDGYDTLVGERGYRFSGGEKQRLAIARTILRDPPILIFDEATSALDTRTEYAVQRAIDALAANRTTITIAHRLSTVRDADQIVVLADGDVVERGTHEELMLKQGRYAALIRGDDEASVALPAG, from the coding sequence ATGCGCGATCACGAACCACGGTGGGAGCCACCCGCTGCCGACCGCGATGAACCAGCCCAAGTGCGGCGTATTCTGCGTCTCTTCCGCCCCTACCGAGGCCGCCTCGCCCTGGTCGGGCTGCTGGTGGCCGCGTCCTCGCTGGTCACGGTGGCCTCGCCGTTCATGCTGCGCGAGGTGCTCGACACCGCCATTCCCCAGGGGCGGTCGGGGCTGCTGACGCTGCTGGTCTGCGGCATGATCGTCGCGGCAGTGGTCAACAGCGTCTTCGGCGTCCTGCAGACCCTGATCTCCACCACCGTCGGCCAGCGGGTCATGCACGATCTGCGCACCGCCGTCTACGACCGCCTCCAGCGCATGCCGCTGGCGTTCTTCACGCGCACCCGCACCGGCGAGGTGCAGTCGCGCATCGCCAACGACATCGGCGGCATGCAGGCCACCGTGACGTCCACGGCCACGTCCCTGGTCTCGAACCTGACCAGCGTGACAGCGAGCATCGTGGCCATGCTGGCGCTGGACTGGCGGCTGACGGCGGTCTCGCTCTGCCTGCTGCCGGTCTTCGTCTGGATCAGCCGTCGGGTCGGCAGGGAACGCAAGCGGATCACCTCGCAGCGGCAGAAGCAGATGGCCGCGATGGCCGCGCTCGTCACCGAGTCGCTGTCGGTCAGCGGCATCCTGCTCGGCCGCACCATGGGGCGCTCGGACTCGCTCACCGCCGATTTCACCCGCGAGTCCGAGCGGCTGGTGGACCTGGAGGTGCGCTCCAGCATGGCCGGCCGTTGGCGCATGGCGACCATCGGCATCGTCATGGCGGCCATGCCCGCGATCATCTACTGGACGGCCGGCATGGCGCTCCAGGGCGACGGTTCCGGCGTGAGCATCGGCACCCTGGTCGCCTTCGTGTCGCTGCAACAGGGCCTGTTCCGGCCCACCGTGAGCCTGCTCTCCACCGGGGTGCAGATGCAGACCTCGCTGGCGCTCTTCCACCGCATCTTCGAGTACCTCGACCTGCCGGTGGGCATCGCCGAGCCGGACCAGCCGGTGCGCCTGGGCACGGTGCGCGGGGACGTTCGCTTCGAGAACGTCAGCTTCTCCTACGACCCCGACTCGGCCGAACCCACCCTGCGGGGCGTCGACGTGACGGTTCCCGCCGGCGGCAGCCTCGCCGTCGTCGGCCCCACGGGCTCGGGGAAGAGCACCCTGAGCTACCTCGTGCCCCGGTTGTACGACGTGACCGCCGGACGCGTGCTCATCGACGGCGTGGACGTGCGCGACCTCAGCTTCGACACGCTCGCCAACGCCGTCGGAGTCGTCTCCCAGGAGACCTACCTCTTCCACGCCTCCGTGGCGGACAACCTGCGCTTCGCCAAGCCCGACGCCACCGACGAGGAGCTGCGCGCCGCGGCCGAGGCGGCGCAGATCCACGAGCACATCGCATCCCTGCCCGACGGCTACGACACGCTCGTCGGCGAGCGGGGTTACCGGTTCTCCGGTGGCGAGAAGCAGCGGCTGGCGATAGCCCGGACGATCCTGCGCGACCCGCCCATCCTCATATTCGACGAGGCCACCAGCGCGCTCGACACCCGCACCGAGTACGCCGTGCAGCGCGCCATCGACGCCCTCGCGGCCAACCGCACCACGATCACGATCGCCCACCGGCTGTCCACCGTGCGGGACGCCGACCAGATCGTCGTCCTGGCCGACGGCGATGTCGTCGAGCGCGGCACGCACGAGGAACTCATGCTCAAGCAGGGCCGGTACGCGGCCCTCATACGCGGAGACGACGAGGCGTCGGTGGCCCTACCGGCCGGCTGA